A single genomic interval of Shewanella halotolerans harbors:
- a CDS encoding polysaccharide deacetylase family protein — protein sequence MFRSVIAALLACLSYSAHAVVILQYHHVSEDTPMVTSVTPAQFREQMSYLRENGFKVKPLTQVVEAIKQGRELADKTVAITFDDGYQNIADTAHPILKEFGYPYTIFISIDPIERKHKNVMSWATLKRLSDEGVTLANHSWGHEHLIRRLHGEDEQVWLSRITDNLLATEAEIEAKTGQSVKMLAYPYGEYNTAIEALADKLGFVGFGQQSGAAGGYSSLTALPRFPVAGAYADLTSLKAKLYSLNMPVLAITPRNTQLPQGRWRPEMQVTLDMTDIVASQVMCFVQGQGAMKPSWESEDTFSIQAVTDLPPGRSRYNCTAPSKASGRYYWFSQAWVRPKNDGTWVKE from the coding sequence ATGTTTAGAAGCGTGATTGCAGCGCTATTGGCCTGTCTCAGTTATTCGGCTCATGCTGTGGTGATTCTACAATATCATCATGTATCCGAGGATACCCCTATGGTGACCAGTGTGACACCTGCTCAATTCAGAGAGCAGATGAGCTACCTGAGGGAGAATGGTTTCAAGGTCAAGCCCTTGACCCAAGTGGTCGAGGCGATAAAGCAGGGACGAGAGCTGGCGGACAAGACGGTGGCCATCACCTTCGATGATGGCTATCAGAACATTGCCGATACCGCGCACCCTATCTTGAAGGAGTTCGGCTATCCCTACACCATCTTTATCTCCATCGATCCCATAGAGCGTAAGCATAAGAATGTGATGAGCTGGGCAACCCTGAAACGCCTGAGCGATGAGGGGGTGACGCTGGCCAACCACAGCTGGGGCCATGAGCATCTTATTCGCCGTCTACACGGTGAGGATGAGCAGGTTTGGCTGAGTCGGATTACAGATAATCTACTTGCCACCGAGGCCGAGATAGAGGCGAAAACCGGCCAGAGTGTGAAGATGTTAGCCTACCCCTATGGCGAATATAATACGGCCATCGAGGCGCTGGCGGATAAGCTGGGCTTCGTGGGCTTCGGCCAGCAGTCTGGCGCTGCAGGCGGTTACTCTTCGCTTACCGCCTTGCCGCGCTTCCCTGTGGCGGGTGCCTATGCGGATCTCACCTCGCTCAAGGCCAAGCTCTATAGCCTGAATATGCCTGTGCTGGCGATCACCCCGCGCAATACCCAACTGCCCCAGGGGCGGTGGCGACCCGAGATGCAGGTGACCTTAGATATGACAGATATCGTCGCCAGCCAAGTGATGTGCTTCGTCCAGGGCCAAGGCGCCATGAAGCCGAGCTGGGAGAGTGAAGATACCTTCAGTATACAGGCGGTGACAGACCTGCCACCGGGGCGTTCGCGCTACAACTGCACAGCCCCAAGCAAGGCAAGCGGACGCTATTATTGGTTCTCCCAGGCCTGGGTCAGGCCGAAAAATGACGGCACCTGGGTGAAGGAGTAG
- a CDS encoding CheR family methyltransferase, translated as MAQQDFEFIRQLAYRESGIVLPDRKQHMVYSRLSRRLRALKLNNFHQYCQRLEDDGGELINFINALTTNLTSFFREAHHFDYLERHLVPQWQQRRNRRLRVWSSACSTGEEAYSIAMTLAKHFPSASWDLKILATDLDTNVLNKARAGIYSQEAMANLPKALLNQYVEPGPHPGEVMLCDSLKRLIHFKQLNLLGEWPMHGPFDLIFCRNVLIYFDAQTKVKIIRQFRRLLADDGHLFIGHSETLHNISSDFKLIGQTIYQPQHAALVRQRLGVGV; from the coding sequence ATGGCGCAGCAAGACTTCGAATTTATTCGGCAGCTTGCCTATCGCGAGTCGGGCATAGTGTTGCCAGACAGGAAGCAGCACATGGTCTACTCGCGCCTCAGCAGACGCCTGCGCGCCCTCAAGTTGAACAATTTCCATCAGTATTGCCAGAGGCTAGAGGACGATGGCGGCGAGTTGATCAACTTCATCAATGCCCTGACCACTAACCTCACCTCCTTCTTTCGCGAGGCCCACCACTTCGACTACCTGGAGCGGCACCTGGTGCCTCAGTGGCAACAGAGACGCAATCGCCGCCTGCGCGTCTGGTCGTCGGCCTGCTCCACCGGCGAAGAGGCTTACAGCATCGCCATGACCCTGGCGAAACACTTTCCGTCCGCCAGCTGGGATCTCAAGATCCTCGCCACAGATCTCGACACTAACGTGCTGAACAAGGCCAGGGCCGGTATCTACAGCCAGGAGGCGATGGCCAACCTGCCCAAGGCGCTGCTGAACCAATATGTGGAACCCGGGCCCCATCCCGGCGAGGTCATGCTGTGCGACTCACTCAAGCGACTCATCCACTTCAAGCAATTGAATCTACTAGGCGAATGGCCCATGCATGGCCCCTTCGATCTCATCTTCTGTCGCAACGTGCTCATTTACTTCGATGCCCAGACCAAGGTGAAGATCATCCGCCAGTTTCGACGACTGCTCGCCGACGATGGTCACCTGTTTATCGGTCATTCGGAGACGTTGCATAATATCTCGAGCGATTTCAAATTGATCGGCCAAACCATCTATCAACCTCAACACGCTGCTCTGGTGCGGCAACGACTCGGTGTCGGCGTATGA
- a CDS encoding protein-glutamate methylesterase/protein-glutamine glutaminase: MIKVLIIDDSPLVRQLLTHMLSQAPDIKVVASAEDPYEARSLIKQFNPDVLTLDIEMPKMDGIAFLRNLMKLRPMPVVMVSTLTHKGAEITLEALALGAVDFISKPKSDLTNTLLDYTDELIDKVRTAAVSHVKPLTRPVVQVATSNMFALTGDKLIAIGASTGGTEAIQRVITPLPANTPPIVITQHIPAAFSLSFAKRLDSHSAMKVIEAKGGELIASGTAYLAPGDAHLTVEKHGGRLYTKLLDSDPVNRHKPAVDVLFNSIADCYGANTIGILLTGMGKDGALGLERLKAAGSHTIIQDEASSVVWGMPGAAAELNAHKEILHLDKIPARLMQLLNASKTAEIS; this comes from the coding sequence ATGATAAAAGTATTGATCATAGATGACTCACCTCTGGTCAGGCAGCTGCTTACCCATATGCTCTCACAGGCGCCGGATATCAAGGTGGTCGCCTCAGCCGAAGATCCCTACGAGGCCAGGAGCCTGATCAAGCAATTTAACCCAGATGTGCTGACACTGGATATCGAGATGCCCAAGATGGACGGCATCGCCTTTCTGCGCAACCTGATGAAGCTCAGACCCATGCCGGTCGTCATGGTCTCGACTCTGACCCACAAGGGCGCCGAGATCACCCTGGAGGCCTTGGCACTAGGTGCGGTGGACTTCATCTCTAAGCCCAAGTCGGATCTCACCAATACATTGCTGGATTATACCGATGAGCTGATCGACAAGGTGCGCACCGCCGCCGTCAGCCATGTTAAGCCGCTCACCCGGCCGGTTGTTCAGGTCGCCACCAGCAACATGTTTGCCCTTACCGGGGACAAGTTGATCGCCATCGGCGCCTCGACCGGTGGGACAGAGGCTATCCAGCGGGTGATCACCCCGCTGCCGGCAAATACGCCGCCCATAGTGATCACCCAACATATTCCCGCCGCCTTTAGCCTCTCCTTCGCCAAGCGATTGGACAGCCATTCTGCGATGAAGGTGATCGAGGCCAAGGGCGGCGAGCTCATAGCGTCAGGCACCGCCTATCTGGCCCCTGGGGATGCTCATCTCACGGTGGAGAAACACGGCGGCAGGCTCTATACCAAGCTACTGGACTCAGATCCGGTCAATCGACATAAGCCCGCAGTGGATGTGCTATTCAACAGTATCGCCGACTGCTATGGGGCCAACACCATAGGTATACTGCTAACGGGAATGGGAAAAGATGGAGCCCTGGGGCTGGAACGCCTCAAGGCTGCCGGCAGTCACACCATAATACAGGATGAGGCCAGCTCTGTGGTATGGGGCATGCCGGGCGCCGCCGCCGAGCTCAATGCTCACAAGGAGATACTGCATCTGGACAAGATCCCCGCCCGGCTGATGCAGCTACTCAACGCCAGCAAGACGGCGGAGATCTCCTAG